The DNA window TCACGTCAAAtcttgtttttttattgttttaactGCTAACTAGGGTCAACataataatttaactattttgatTCAAAAAAATTGTCCAACTCCTTCACCAGTAATTTGAATCGATGATCCAACCCAATCAAaactgttaaaaaataaaatgaattttttaaaatttttactctGTAAttcaacataaataaataattaattcaatactCTAGATCGAGATCTAtattatttttgcttaaaatccATATAAAAGTAATTGCATGTAATTATTTTCCTATAACAATAAATTATGATGGTGATGACCACGATGAAAATCGTTGTCATATTGTgcatcttaattttttttcttcgagTTAGTATTCCTTTTTTGCTACAAAATTTTgttgttgaaattttaaattttagatttaatttctctatattacaatgattaatataataatattttattgggCTGAGTAGAATGGTTCAACAAGTTCAAAGATGATAAAGGAAACTTTAACGTGTCCTTAACAAGTGATGTGAAAGGCTTACTAGAATTGTATGAAGCTTCATATTTACGTGTGCATGGGGAAGATATACTTGAAGAAGCTCTTGGTTTCACCACCACTCATCTTGGTTTAGCCAAAGCTGCTGAGACTATCGAATATCCCCTTTCAGCCTTAGTCTCCCATGCTCTATACCAACCCATCCGCAGGGGCTTGTCAAGGTTGGAGGCTAGGCGATTCATTTCCTTTTACCAAGACGATGCTTCACATAACAAAACGCTATTGAAGTTTGCAGAGTTGGATTTTAACTTGTTACAAATTTTACACAAGGAAGAGCTAAGCAAGATCTCAAGGCAATATATTACTCCTTTAACATTCAACATTAATTGTTTATCCTAATTTAAAAGGACTGATTGATACCTAATAATGAACTATACATAGTTAGGCTAATGTGGGTTTTGTTTCAGGTGGAAGAATGGTTTAGACTTAGCTACAAAACTACCTTTTGCTCGAGATAGATTGGTAGAAGGTTACCTTTGGGTATTAGGAGCGTATTTTGAGCCACAATACTCTTTTGCTAGGGAGATATTAGCAAAAACATTTGTCCTGGTAACATTAATGGATGACATATATGACGCATATGGCACACTTGAAGAACTTCAACTCCTCACAAATGCAGTGCAAAGGTTAGCAACTTATATATTTACGCactattcaattttaaattttaaatttgattcaattaGTTTATGTAATCATATATAATAGACATCAttcaatatgtttgattttgaactTTTCTCTATTTGATTTTTAGGTTGGATGCTCATTATATAAATCAACTCCCAGAATACATGAAATCATTTTACGAACCATTGTTAGATTTTTATGAAGAAATGGAGGAGGCAATGATTAAACAAGGAAAATCATATCGTGTCAAATATGCGAAAGATACAGTACATCCATAccttatctattttttaaatgcttttatattaataaaaattgataacccttttctcatatattataTGAGAAAAGTGTTGACAATAGGGCGAGGCATGGTGGGACTATTCACCTCAGCTCCATCCAATTTCTATACCTCATGCCTTCACATTACCCCAAAcatgattttatttgaaattttatatcaaaaaaaaaatctcaactttagctaactcactctaaaatattaaataatttttatgtcaTATTACTTTTTACAATATCAAATAAAATGTTACAAAGTTTAAATCTTGTaaaattttatagaattttaagaaattataattaaaatataaaaaaattagttatgaaattaaaaaaggtattttgataattttttaagatAGGACGAAGATGCAAGTTTAATTAAAATCTTATCTCTGCCCGAGCtctaaaatttaattgaaaactcGTTTTCCTTTTCTCcaaattcaattttcatagaaaatATGTTTTATAGGGTTGAATCGAAACATGTGGGTTTGGGTTATTTTGTTATCCCTAAATATAGATATTCAACATGAGTATAttccattttataaaaaaatatttatattggtAGATTATAAGTTGGTACTTACTCTAAACTTGAAATTTGATTAtgactttcccttttttttttcctttttatagttTAAACAAGTGAGtgaatcttattttgtggaggcCAAATGGTATAATGAAAACTATATACCAACAATGGAAGAGTATATGAGGAACGCAGTCGTATCTTTTGCTTATATCATGGCAAACATCGCATCTTTTATTGGAATGGGAGATTTTGTGACACCTGAGATTTTTAATTGGGCATCTAATAACCCTAAAATCATTTATGCTTCTTCTATTGTTGGTCGTCTCATGGATGATGTTGCTTCACACAAGGTACTTTCTTTCAgaagtttgtaaaattattttcaatgacTTCTATTTGATGAATAAAACTACTATAAATATATAGTTTGAGCAAGAAAGAGGGCACTGTGCATCGGCTGTTGAATGCTACATGAGAGAACATGCGGTCTCAGAAGAAGAAGCATGTAGTGAACTGAAGAAGCAAGTGGAGAATGCTTGGAAAGATATAAACCAGGAATTGATATTTAGTGAGATATCCAAAGTTGTTCCAGGGCCGGTTCTTACACAAATTCTCAATTTTACAAGGGTCATCGATTTCCTTTACAAGACTGGAGATGGGGTCACACATGTTGGGAAAAAAACAAAAGATGCAATAACTTCTTTGCTCATTGATCCAATCTCAGTCTCTTATTGAGGAATTAAGAATCTATATTATCTAGCAATCCATTTCGTGTGTATTGCTGTTATATGTTATATAGTATTTAAGATGTTATTTAAATCCTAATATCTTAATAATCCATAGTGTATGTTTGTGTCACTTTTATGTGTCATTTTATGTTTGAGGTGTTATATCACCTCAATAATTTATGGTATATTTATGTTACTCTTTTGTACTATGTTTTATGtcatatttcaataaattttcaattctcatgATTTCTTGAGCCTTACGGG is part of the Gossypium hirsutum isolate 1008001.06 chromosome D11, Gossypium_hirsutum_v2.1, whole genome shotgun sequence genome and encodes:
- the LOC107944375 gene encoding (+)-delta-cadinene synthase isozyme A, with the translated sequence MSSSKLPSSTHGSMSNQKRPTAKFHPSVWGDIFLSSPTTNVDAKTKLQHEELKEEVRRMIKGVMDDELLYKLRLIDTIKRLGVSYHFEREIEEVLLNIYEHDYKDDQTLETTSLQFRLLRENGLGAPCEWFNKFKDDKGNFNVSLTSDVKGLLELYEASYLRVHGEDILEEALGFTTTHLGLAKAAETIEYPLSALVSHALYQPIRRGLSRLEARRFISFYQDDASHNKTLLKFAELDFNLLQILHKEELSKISRWKNGLDLATKLPFARDRLVEGYLWVLGAYFEPQYSFAREILAKTFVLVTLMDDIYDAYGTLEELQLLTNAVQRLDAHYINQLPEYMKSFYEPLLDFYEEMEEAMIKQGKSYRVKYAKDTFKQVSESYFVEAKWYNENYIPTMEEYMRNAVVSFAYIMANIASFIGMGDFVTPEIFNWASNNPKIIYASSIVGRLMDDVASHKFEQERGHCASAVECYMREHAVSEEEACSELKKQVENAWKDINQELIFSEISKVVPGPVLTQILNFTRVIDFLYKTGDGVTHVGKKTKDAITSLLIDPISVSY